Proteins encoded together in one Impatiens glandulifera chromosome 1, dImpGla2.1, whole genome shotgun sequence window:
- the LOC124920673 gene encoding uncharacterized protein LOC124920673, which produces MTSQNQSDLDSVTSSPRSDHHRTTDDLPRVRFMCSFGGKILPRPHDNQLRYVGGDTRIVTIPRRAATFSSLHSKLSKLAGETNISVKYQLPSEDLDSLITVTGDEDLENMMDEYDRLVTAGGKQSARLRLFLFSSDSVSRASSISSLLDGSTKREHWFLDALNGGGAAVLEGVRSEVSSIVSEVPDYLFGLENSEDNLPREPKLKSRFNVVDKDNVSVSDPGSPAPVVSSSPFCSTSSSLAPPPLPDLPPVKTKPDNFAAVVIEPKETPPTPVESPVETNKQQIYIQQTGGYTDNNPIWPHYPGTGLRHLPVYYLPGQIQQQQQLIRTPFVQQPFQTQAMNQVPVGFHQHPHHIYGGINVRQGPPQPYDMSGRPIDGTTGQPIYYGLNNSAGFPGYAMAAPAPPGDEDHREM; this is translated from the coding sequence ATGACATCGCAAAATCAATCTGACCTAGATTCAGTCACCTCCTCTCCTCGCTCCGATCACCACCGTACCACCGACGATCTGCCACGTGTACGCTTCATGTGTAGCTTTGGCGGCAAGATTCTCCCGCGGCCACACGATAATCAGCTCCGTTACGTCGGCGGCGATACTCGAATCGTCACCATACCTCGCCGCGCCGCTACtttctcatctcttcattccAAACTCTCCAAACTCGCCGGAGAAACCAATATTAGCGTCAAATATCAACTCCCAAGCGAAGATCTCGATTCCTTGATTACAGTTACCGGCGACGAGGATCTCGAGAACATGATGGATGAATACGATCGTCTCGTTACCGCCGGCGGAAAACAATCAGCTCGCCTCCGATTATTCCTCTTCTCAAGTGACTCCGTTTCAAGAGCGAGTAGTATCAGTTCTCTCCTCGATGGATCGACTAAGCGCGAGCATTGGTTTCTCGACGCGCTCAATGGAGGCGGTGCCGCTGTTCTTGAAGGCGTTCGATCGGAGGTTTCTTCGATTGTATCGGAAGTACCGGATTATTTATTCGGATTAGAGAATTCGGAGGATAATCTTCCTCGTGAGCCGAAATTGAAATCGAGGTTTAACGTGGTGGATAAGGATAACGTATCAGTATCGGATCCTGGTTCACCTGCTCCAGTTGTATCATCATCCCCTTTCTGTTCCACCTCGTCGTCGTTAGCTCCTCCGCCTTTGCCGGATCTTCCACCGGTGAAGACCAAGCCGGATAACTTCGCTGCGGTAGTAATCGAACCAAAGGAGACTCCACCAACTCCGGTAGAAAGCCCAGTGGAAACGAACAAACAGCAGATATATATCCAGCAAACAGGTGGATACACTGATAATAATCCAATTTGGCCTCATTATCCAGGCACTGGTTTGCGTCATTTACCTGTTTATTACCTTCCTGGACAAATtcagcaacaacaacaactcaTAAGAACTCCATTTGTTCAACAACCATTCCAGACACAGGCTATGAATCAGGTGCCAGTTGGGTTTCATCAGCATCCTCATCATATTTATGGTGGGATTAATGTAAGGCAGGGTCCCCCACAACCTTATGACATGTCTGGGAGACCTATTGATGGAACAACAGGTCAACCTATATACTATGGGTTGAACAATTCAGCCGGTTTTCCAGGCTATGCCATGGCTGCACCTGCACCGCCAGGCGACGAAGATCATCGAGaaatgtga
- the LOC124920674 gene encoding uncharacterized protein LOC124920674, which yields MSEAGGADQMPAALHGLEHLQNGNIQMFPVIYPVLVPGSFHVQNEEQVNRGAGIYAVPVLPFAGPVAGFPSNNLIPLTYNVPTQSSSTAGEAGEQQQAVPQRQIVVRRFQIAIHLDVLLIMKLAAVIFLFNQEGSRQRLALLVFFASLVYLYQTGALAPLIRWLSQGMQRRAQPPRPAARAEGIENAVVPDEQPDALNEHAVEDNDGNRWWGIVKEVQMIVFGFITSLLPGFHNID from the exons ATGTCGGAAGCCGGTGGCGCCGATCAG ATGCCAGCAGCACTTCATGGGCTTGAACACTTACAAAATGGTAATATACAGATGTTTCCAGTCATTTATCCCGTACTTGTTCCGGGGTCATTCCATGTGCAGAACGAGGAACAGGTAAATCGTGGAGCAGGCATTTATGCTGTTCCTGTTCTTCCATTCGCTGGACCCGTAGCAGGATTTCCGTCCAACAATCTCATCCCTCTTACTTATAATGTACCAAC ACAAAGCTCGAGCACTGCAGGTGAAGCAGGAGAGCAGCAACAGGCTGTTCCGCAAAGACAAATTGTAGTAAGGAGATTCCAAATTGCGATCCATCTTGACGTGTTACTCATTATGAAATTAGCAGCTGTTATATTTCTATTCAACCAAGAAGGATCAAGACAAAGGCTTGCTCTCCTTGTGTTTTTTGCTTCCCTTGTTTATTT ATATCAAACCGGTGCACTTGCTCCATTGATAAGGTGGCTTTCACAAGGAATGCAGCGACGTGCACAACCACCAAGACCTGCTGCTAGGGCTGAAGGGATTGAGAATGCTGTTGTTCCAG ATGAACAGCCCGATGCTTTGAATGAGCATGCGGTAGAAGACAATGATGGTAACCGCTGGTGGGGAATCGTAAAAGAAGTCCAGATGATTGTCTTTGGATTCATCACTTCTCTTCTTCCAGGCTTTCACAATATAGACTAG